The genomic stretch TAGGGCCGCCGCAGCTGCGGCGGCCCTCGCATCTTACTCCGTCGGCAGCGCCTTCAGGTCGGCTTCGATCGCCGCGATCTTCTCGTCGGTGATGTTGCCTTGGGAGTAGGGCGCAACCTGCCGCAGCGTCATGCCCTTGAACTGGCCATAGGCGGGATGCTTGTCCATGCCGGGCAGGTGCTTCTCCAGCACCGCCTTGGTCGCCGGATCGTTCACCAGGGCCTCGATCGGGCTGTCGATGGTCGGATGCGCAGCGTGGTGCTCGTCATGGGCGTGATCTTGCGCCGGAGCCGGGGCGGTCTGGGCCGAGGCGGCGCCGACCAGAAGCAGGGAGGCCGCAGCGGCGGCGAACAGGGTCTTGGACATGGGATTCTCCATTGAGGCGACCGATGTTGAGCGCGATTTCGCGACACCCTCAAGACAGCCTCTTTCTCGCCGCCGCCGACGGCGCTAGGACGAACCCATGACCGACACTGTTCCGAACTCGAAAACGATCAAGGGCCGCACCGGCGATTGGGAAATCGTCATGGGGCTGGAGATCCACGCCCAGGTGGCCTCCAAGGCCAAGCTCTTCTCCGGCGCCGCCGTCGGCTTCGGCGCGGGACCGAACGAACAGGTCTCGCTGGTGGACGCCGGCTTCCCCGGCATGCTGCCGACGCTGAACAAGCACTGCGTCGAACAGGCGGTGAAGACCGGCCTGGGCCTGCGCGCGCAGATCAACAAGCGCAGCCAGTTCGACCGCAAGAACTACTTCTATCCCGATCTGCCCACCGGCTATCAGATCAGCCAGCTCTATTATCCCATCGTCGGCGAAGGCGTGGTCGAGGTGGAGGCCGAGGACGGCAGCTTCTTCAACGTCGGCATCGAGCGGCTGCACCTGGAGCAGGATGCGGGCAAGCTGATCCACGACCTGTCGCCGACCGAGAGCTATGTCGACCTGAACCGGGCCGGCACCGCCCTGATGGAGATCGTCTCGCGCCCCGACCTGCGCACGCCGGAAGAGGCGGTGGCCTACGTCAAGAAGATCCGGACCATCCTGATCTATCTGGGCACCTGCGACGGCGACATGGAGAAGGGCAATCTGCGCGCCGACGTGAACGTCTCGGTCTGCCGTGCGGGCAACTACGAGAAGTTCAAGGCCAGCGGCGATTTCAGCTTCCTGGGCACGCGCTGCGAGATCAAGAACGTCAACTCGTTCCGCTTCATCTCCCAGGCCATCCAGTACGAGGCGCGCCGTCAGATCGAGATTCTGGAGGACGGCGGCTCGATTACTCAGGAGACGCGCCTGTATGATCCGACGGCCGGCGAGACGCGCTCGATGCGGTCCAAGGAAGAGGCGCAGGACTATCGCTATTTCCCCGATCCCGACCTGCTGCCGCTGGACCTGGAAGAGGCCTGGATCGCCGAGATCAAGGCGTCCCTGCCTGAACTGCCGGACGACAAGCGCAAACGGCTGATGGACCAGTACGGCCTGTCCCAATACGACGCCATCGTGCTGATCTCGGAACAGGCCAAGGCCGATTATTTCGAGGCCGCCGCGAAAGGCCGCGACGCCAAGCTGGTGTCCAACTGGGTCACCAACGAGATCTCGGCGCGCCTGGCCGCCGACCACAAGGACTTCAGCGAGAACCCGCTGCCGGCCGCCCATGTGGCCCAGCTGGTCGAACTGATTGAGACCAACGTTATCTCCTCCAAGATCGCCAAGGAGGTCTTCGATCACGTCTGGAACGGCGAGGGCTCGCCCGCCGAAGTGGTCGAGAAGCATGGTCTGAAACAGGTCACCGACACCGGCGCTATCGAGAAGGCGGTCGATGAGATCATCGCCGCCAACCCGGACAAGGCGGCTGCGGTCGCCGAGAAGCCCCAGGCCCTGGGCTGGTTCGTCGGTCAGGTGATGAAGGCCACCGGCGGCAAGGCCAATCCCGCGGCGGTCAACGACATCCTGAAGGCCAAGCTGGGGCTTTGATTTTGGGGGCTGCGGCCCCCAAACCCCCGGCTGGCCGCTAACGCTCGCGGCGCGGCCGCTCTCTGCTTGAGCGACCCATTCTAGTAAAAAGGCCCGGAGATCGCTCTCCGGGCCTTCTTCGTCGAGACTACCAGCGCCAGGCGTCCCGAATGACGTCGATGATATAGCCGTCGTACTCGTCGATCAGATAGATGGTGTTGTCGACCAGCACCCAGCGCGTGCCCTCGGGCGGATAGCCCAGGCCATAGGTGCGCCAGTCCTCCAGCCGGTAGCGCCAGAAGACGTCCGGCAGATAGTTGCCTACCGACCAGTAGCGACCCCAGTAGGAGCGCGGGACGCTGTAGTAGCCCCAGCCCGGCGCGAAATAGAAGCCGATCCGCACGCCGCTGTAGCCATGGAAGCGTCGGTCGTTCCGCCACCAGTCAGAGCGGTGGTTCCGATAGAAGTCGCGCCGCCACTGATCGCTGTTGAAGCGGCGCCGGAAGTCGTCATGCCGGTCACGGTCCTGGTTCCAGCCCGAGCCGGGACGGTCAGGGCGGCTGGGTCGGTTCCAGTTGTCATTCGGCCGGTCCGGCCGGTTCCCGCCATTGCTCGGACGATCTGGACGCCCCGCATCGTCGCCTGGCCGCTCCGGCCTGCCGCCGGCGTCGGGCCGGTCAGGACGACCGGCGCCGTTTTCCGGCCTGTCGGGCCGGTTCCAACCGCCTTCCGGCCGATCGGGGCGGGAAGGGCGGTCAGAGCCGCTGCCGGTGTTTGGACGGTCCGGCCGCGAGGGGCGGGATTCGTCGGTCCTCGGCCGATCTGGGCGAGGTGCGCTGTTCTGAGGCCGTTCCGCCGGGGGCGCGGCTTCCGGGCGAGACGCGTTCGGACGGTTGGGCGTCGGACGTTCACCGCGCGAGATCTGCGGGCGTTGGGGGCGGTCGGCGTCGCGCTGTTCGCGACGAGGCTGATCCTCCTGCGCCAGGGCCTGGACCGGGGCGGCGAGCGGCCCTGCTACGGCGGCGACTGCGGTGAAAGCCATAAGGAGGCGTTTCATGGTCTTTTGTTCCTGCACGCCGGTTCTCCGGCGGCTCGTGGGGATGATTGCGCCCTGTCGATGAACCCTGACTGAACAGTTTTCTCATCGAAATCCGCCTGTCAAAAAGCCCCGCGAACGGGTCTCGCGGGGCTTTCAGCTTCACCTATCCGGCATCTTTAATAGACGTTGGCCAGGACGCTGGCGATCAGGCCGGTGGCGACCGCGATCAGCACAATGTCGCTGCCGGCGTGGACATAGCGGTAGCCGCGCGGAGCCGGCCTCAGATTGTAGAAGTAGGGGTCGCTGACATAGTAGCTGCGGTACTGAGCCGGCAGGTATCCGCCCGTTCTCCAGCGATAGCCGGAGTAGCGCGGTTCGACCCTGTAGTAGCCGTAGCTGGGCGCATACCAATAGCCGGAACGCGGGCCGTTATACCCACGGAAGTCCGACCGCCCGCGCCACCAATCGCGATTGCTGCGATCCCAACGGTCGTTGCGATAGTCGCGGCGGTCATCGCGATAATCACGCCGGTCGTCACGGCGGTCCTGACGATAGTCCTGGCGATTGTTGTAGTCGCCTTGACGCCAGTCCCGGCGGTCGTCCCGACGTTCGTCACGATAGTCACGCCGGTCATCGCGGCGATCTTCACGATATTCCCGACGGTCGCGGTTCTGGGCCTCGGCCAGCATGGGGACGGCCGTGGTGGACAGGGCGATGGCGACGACGGCTGCCTTGGTGAAGCGGTTCATTTTCTTGCTCCATTCTGGGCCGCCGACGGAAACGACGAACTGGCCCGTTGATGAGGGCCAAGCTCGG from Brevundimonas sp. SL130 encodes the following:
- a CDS encoding RcnB family protein translates to MNRFTKAAVVAIALSTTAVPMLAEAQNRDRREYREDRRDDRRDYRDERRDDRRDWRQGDYNNRQDYRQDRRDDRRDYRDDRRDYRNDRWDRSNRDWWRGRSDFRGYNGPRSGYWYAPSYGYYRVEPRYSGYRWRTGGYLPAQYRSYYVSDPYFYNLRPAPRGYRYVHAGSDIVLIAVATGLIASVLANVY
- the gatB gene encoding Asp-tRNA(Asn)/Glu-tRNA(Gln) amidotransferase subunit GatB, which encodes MTDTVPNSKTIKGRTGDWEIVMGLEIHAQVASKAKLFSGAAVGFGAGPNEQVSLVDAGFPGMLPTLNKHCVEQAVKTGLGLRAQINKRSQFDRKNYFYPDLPTGYQISQLYYPIVGEGVVEVEAEDGSFFNVGIERLHLEQDAGKLIHDLSPTESYVDLNRAGTALMEIVSRPDLRTPEEAVAYVKKIRTILIYLGTCDGDMEKGNLRADVNVSVCRAGNYEKFKASGDFSFLGTRCEIKNVNSFRFISQAIQYEARRQIEILEDGGSITQETRLYDPTAGETRSMRSKEEAQDYRYFPDPDLLPLDLEEAWIAEIKASLPELPDDKRKRLMDQYGLSQYDAIVLISEQAKADYFEAAAKGRDAKLVSNWVTNEISARLAADHKDFSENPLPAAHVAQLVELIETNVISSKIAKEVFDHVWNGEGSPAEVVEKHGLKQVTDTGAIEKAVDEIIAANPDKAAAVAEKPQALGWFVGQVMKATGGKANPAAVNDILKAKLGL
- a CDS encoding RcnB family protein, with protein sequence MKRLLMAFTAVAAVAGPLAAPVQALAQEDQPRREQRDADRPQRPQISRGERPTPNRPNASRPEAAPPAERPQNSAPRPDRPRTDESRPSRPDRPNTGSGSDRPSRPDRPEGGWNRPDRPENGAGRPDRPDAGGRPERPGDDAGRPDRPSNGGNRPDRPNDNWNRPSRPDRPGSGWNQDRDRHDDFRRRFNSDQWRRDFYRNHRSDWWRNDRRFHGYSGVRIGFYFAPGWGYYSVPRSYWGRYWSVGNYLPDVFWRYRLEDWRTYGLGYPPEGTRWVLVDNTIYLIDEYDGYIIDVIRDAWRW